In a single window of the Terriglobia bacterium genome:
- a CDS encoding 3'(2'),5'-bisphosphate nucleotidase CysQ has product MRPAEALTRIQEALEWAADVLKPFESGSARARLKDDDELVTAADHAVNKVLHSILRRKGEGWLSKESADDGSRLNNDRVWIVDPIGGTREFIAGVPEYCVSIAFVQQGVAVAGGIMNPATHETFLGAAGAGVTYMGEDVPVAAAASLAGATVLASRREVMRGEWEAFRNSGFAIRPLGSVAYKLARVAAGLADATWTLTPKHEWDVAAGVALMEASGGFVGTLDFRRPMFNRADTLLPGLAASRRNLEGEIVKLLRPRIAPNIATPASVASPGARAFEDTVRTVIQECLAVGRRSRQD; this is encoded by the coding sequence TTGCGTCCAGCAGAAGCTTTAACACGAATTCAGGAAGCGCTGGAATGGGCGGCGGACGTTCTGAAGCCGTTTGAGTCCGGGTCAGCCAGGGCGCGCTTGAAAGACGACGACGAACTGGTGACGGCGGCGGACCATGCGGTGAACAAGGTGCTGCACAGCATCCTGCGGCGCAAGGGCGAGGGCTGGCTCTCAAAGGAGAGCGCGGATGACGGCTCGCGCCTTAATAACGATCGCGTCTGGATTGTGGACCCAATCGGCGGAACGCGCGAGTTTATAGCCGGAGTGCCCGAATACTGCGTTTCAATCGCATTTGTGCAGCAGGGAGTCGCCGTCGCAGGCGGCATCATGAACCCCGCCACGCATGAGACCTTCCTGGGCGCAGCCGGAGCCGGGGTCACCTACATGGGCGAGGACGTTCCTGTGGCTGCTGCCGCGAGCCTGGCCGGGGCCACGGTGCTGGCCAGCCGAAGGGAAGTGATGCGCGGGGAGTGGGAAGCCTTTCGCAACTCCGGGTTCGCCATCAGGCCGCTGGGTTCCGTGGCCTACAAACTGGCGCGGGTGGCGGCTGGATTGGCCGACGCCACCTGGACGCTGACGCCGAAACACGAATGGGACGTGGCGGCAGGCGTGGCGCTGATGGAAGCGTCAGGCGGGTTTGTAGGCACTCTCGACTTTCGCCGGCCGATGTTTAACCGCGCAGATACCCTGCTGCCGGGGCTGGCGGCGTCACGGCGAAACCTTGAGGGCGAGATCGTCAAATTGTTAAGGCCGCGCATCGCGCCGAACATTGCAACGCCCGCGAGCGTTGCCAGCCCAGGTGCGCGCGCGTTCGAGGACACCGTTCGGACGGTGATTCAGGAGTGTTTGGCAGTGGGCCGCCGCTCGCGGCAGGACTGA
- a CDS encoding glycosyltransferase family 4 protein → MQERPRILFITKEWPLPPENGARQRTLNISRLLSRIGEVSFVIIQRHSVNRETVHLNMREFEVRMALNAHPPETTGLFGRLRWRIRHEFDPRFIATDAYAISGADRAELLNEIQKYDLVWIQDVKTADSCRIGKWPRSVLDTVDVPSNWYCSIAKTGDNLLRRLLYYRMSWIWKRRQRVFAERFDILTVCSDNERGHLGRHPRVHIIPNGFNAQATRRWPPSETPRIGFIGTCRYEPNREGVEWLASRVWPLIKRELPNAQLRLVGAGTEDYWAETGRGVTGLGWLEDPSEEIASWSAMVIPVRFGAGTRVKMAEGFARKCPIVATSTGAYGYGVRDGEEFLLAENPQDFASACIRLARDPQLGRELAERAHHRFLREWTWDAQEGKVRAVVRECLAASSIPAEVNPSPRAAGGPIHSLNV, encoded by the coding sequence ATGCAAGAACGACCAAGAATTCTATTCATAACTAAAGAGTGGCCCCTTCCGCCAGAAAACGGAGCACGGCAACGCACGCTGAATATCAGCAGGCTGCTAAGTCGCATCGGGGAAGTCTCGTTTGTAATCATCCAGAGGCACTCTGTTAACAGAGAGACTGTCCACTTGAACATGCGAGAGTTTGAAGTCCGGATGGCGCTCAATGCCCACCCTCCGGAGACAACTGGCCTGTTTGGCCGACTTCGGTGGCGGATTCGGCATGAATTCGACCCCAGGTTTATTGCAACTGATGCCTATGCAATTAGCGGGGCCGACAGAGCTGAGTTGTTGAACGAAATCCAGAAATATGACCTCGTATGGATTCAAGACGTTAAGACAGCCGATTCCTGCCGGATCGGCAAATGGCCCCGCTCGGTGCTGGACACAGTTGACGTTCCGAGTAACTGGTACTGCTCAATTGCGAAAACAGGAGACAATCTGCTGAGGCGATTGCTTTATTACCGGATGTCATGGATTTGGAAGAGGCGTCAACGGGTGTTCGCTGAACGATTCGATATTCTGACGGTGTGCAGCGACAACGAGCGAGGCCATCTGGGCAGGCACCCCCGAGTTCATATTATTCCGAACGGCTTCAACGCTCAGGCGACCCGTCGCTGGCCTCCTTCGGAGACTCCGCGCATCGGCTTTATTGGAACATGCAGGTATGAACCCAACCGGGAAGGGGTCGAGTGGTTGGCAAGTAGAGTATGGCCCCTCATAAAGCGCGAATTGCCAAATGCGCAACTTCGTCTCGTCGGCGCAGGTACCGAGGATTATTGGGCCGAGACCGGCCGGGGAGTCACCGGCCTGGGATGGTTAGAGGACCCCAGCGAAGAAATTGCCTCCTGGTCCGCAATGGTTATCCCCGTTAGATTCGGCGCCGGCACCCGGGTAAAGATGGCGGAAGGCTTTGCCAGGAAATGCCCGATTGTTGCCACCTCCACCGGCGCTTACGGCTACGGCGTCCGCGATGGAGAGGAGTTTCTGCTTGCAGAGAACCCGCAGGATTTCGCCTCCGCCTGCATCCGGCTGGCGCGCGATCCTCAGTTGGGCAGGGAACTTGCGGAACGCGCCCACCATCGCTTTCTGCGGGAATGGACGTGGGATGCGCAGGAGGGCAAGGTTCGCGCTGTGGTACGCGAGTGTCTGGCAGCAAGTAGCATCCCGGCTGAGGTCAACCCTTCACCCCGTGCCGCTGGTGGCCCAATCCACAGCCTTAACGTCTGA
- a CDS encoding GDP-mannose 4,6-dehydratase, translated as MKKALITGISGQDGSYLAEHLLDLGYEVWGMVRREPATSRWLEPFAHRIEVVYGDLRDAESLAVAFQKVWPDELYNLAAQVFVPTSWEHPAETFGINAGGLVRLLQIVERQKPDTRVYQASTSEMFGNADGARSETTPFKPMSPYGVSKMAAHRLAEVYRNRGLFVAGGILFNHESPRRGPEMVTRKITRAAARWALGDRAKLTLGNLQARRDWGFAGDYVKAMHAMLQKDSPRDYVIGTGVSHSVEDFARQTLKELAAICGPADVPVFEDWVEVDPRFLRTGEIHDLRADPRLAQKELGWKPETEFPELVRMMVKADLASAQQARGVSSASGHAFEETVQAVIQECLAVSGHPQQD; from the coding sequence ATGAAGAAAGCACTGATAACGGGGATTTCGGGCCAGGACGGAAGTTACCTTGCTGAGCACCTGCTGGACCTCGGCTATGAAGTTTGGGGCATGGTGCGGCGGGAGCCGGCCACGTCGAGATGGCTGGAGCCTTTTGCCCATCGAATTGAAGTGGTCTACGGCGACTTGCGAGACGCCGAATCGCTCGCCGTGGCATTCCAAAAGGTCTGGCCTGACGAACTCTACAATCTGGCAGCCCAGGTTTTTGTCCCCACAAGCTGGGAGCACCCCGCCGAGACCTTCGGCATCAACGCGGGAGGGCTTGTCCGGCTGCTGCAGATAGTCGAGCGCCAGAAGCCCGACACGCGGGTTTACCAGGCTTCCACCTCGGAAATGTTCGGAAATGCCGATGGCGCGCGCAGCGAGACCACGCCCTTCAAGCCCATGTCGCCTTACGGAGTTTCGAAGATGGCAGCGCACCGCCTGGCGGAAGTCTACCGGAACCGCGGGCTGTTCGTGGCCGGGGGCATCCTGTTCAACCACGAGTCGCCGCGCCGCGGCCCTGAAATGGTGACGCGAAAAATCACTCGCGCGGCAGCCCGCTGGGCGCTGGGTGACAGGGCAAAGCTCACGCTGGGAAACCTGCAGGCGCGGCGCGACTGGGGATTTGCGGGCGATTATGTGAAAGCGATGCACGCCATGCTGCAAAAGGACTCACCGAGGGATTACGTTATCGGCACGGGCGTGTCACACAGCGTAGAAGATTTTGCGCGGCAGACCTTAAAGGAGCTGGCGGCAATTTGCGGGCCCGCCGATGTTCCTGTCTTCGAGGATTGGGTGGAAGTGGACCCACGTTTTCTGCGGACGGGGGAAATCCACGATCTGCGTGCTGACCCACGTCTCGCCCAAAAGGAGCTCGGCTGGAAGCCGGAGACAGAATTTCCGGAACTGGTCCGCATGATGGTCAAAGCTGATCTGGCTTCGGCCCAGCAAGCGCGGGGCGTTTCCAGCGCGAGCGGCCACGCCTTTGAGGAAACCGTTCAGGCCGTCATTCAGGAGTGCCTGGCAGTGAGCGGCCACCCGCAGCAGGACTGA
- a CDS encoding glycosyltransferase family A protein: protein MNPLVSIIVNNYNYGRFLWEAIDSALGQTYPHCEVIVVDDGSTDNSREVIAGYRELIIPVLKENGGQASAFNAGFEASTGDLILFLDSDDMLEAEAIETVVREWRDGVSRIIFPLEVVDKSGKPMGRTKGGVAVPSPALGPFGMGSPTSGNTFSRAALERIMPMPEEGWEIAADIYLTATSLFGETVCLREPLGKYRVHRDAGHPQDDVAWAVRNRIRLDLKFYEILHRLTDGKIGSLEQWLSACPLHWVRRIRSLRESPKDHPWPDTVPSLLAHAIRATWRQPGRNFRRRVAYTIFVVGHAILPRKASHGMWTVEGQERGRVFKRLLGA, encoded by the coding sequence ATGAATCCGCTGGTCTCCATCATCGTCAACAATTACAACTATGGCCGCTTTCTCTGGGAGGCCATTGACAGCGCGCTGGGGCAGACCTATCCCCATTGCGAAGTGATTGTGGTTGACGACGGCTCGACCGACAACTCGCGCGAGGTGATTGCCGGTTACCGCGAGCTCATCATTCCGGTGCTGAAGGAGAACGGCGGGCAGGCTTCGGCGTTCAATGCAGGCTTCGAAGCGTCCACGGGTGATTTGATTCTTTTCCTGGATTCCGACGACATGCTGGAGGCGGAGGCGATTGAAACCGTTGTCCGTGAATGGCGGGACGGTGTCTCTCGAATCATATTTCCTTTGGAGGTTGTCGACAAAAGCGGCAAGCCTATGGGCCGGACCAAAGGGGGCGTGGCGGTTCCGAGTCCCGCGCTGGGCCCATTCGGCATGGGCTCTCCGACCAGCGGAAACACGTTCTCTCGCGCGGCGCTCGAAAGGATCATGCCGATGCCTGAAGAGGGCTGGGAAATTGCCGCGGATATCTACCTGACAGCAACCAGCTTGTTCGGCGAAACGGTTTGTCTGAGAGAGCCGCTTGGCAAATACCGCGTACACAGAGACGCCGGCCACCCGCAGGATGATGTGGCCTGGGCTGTCAGGAATCGCATCAGATTGGATCTGAAGTTTTACGAAATTCTACATAGGCTGACCGACGGGAAGATTGGATCGCTTGAGCAATGGCTTAGCGCGTGCCCCTTGCACTGGGTTCGGCGGATCAGATCGCTTCGGGAAAGCCCAAAGGACCACCCGTGGCCCGACACCGTACCTAGCTTGCTGGCCCATGCGATAAGGGCAACGTGGCGCCAGCCGGGCCGTAATTTCCGGCGCAGGGTGGCGTATACAATCTTCGTTGTCGGCCACGCCATACTGCCCAGGAAGGCTTCGCATGGAATGTGGACGGTGGAGGGGCAAGAGCGCGGCCGGGTGTTCAAGCGCCTCCTTGGCGCGTGA
- a CDS encoding glycosyltransferase family A protein translates to MAEAAPLFTVFTSAFNAERTLHRVYESLQSQTLRSFEWLVVSDGSVDGTEGLVEKWQASAPFPIRLERQAHSGTAASFNRAVSIARGEFFFQIDHDDGCKSNALERLWEAWREIPEQARAGYAGMYVRSCDENGRPNGAGFGVPWRDATFHEQYYRFRVREDQRPCWVTKVIRGFPAPVLKGFSGWLPEGLTQARVGRIYKARWLNEILYVYYQSDHGRVSLQRNGSGFAHWPGLRAQYQDQLARDTQWLRYAPVQFYRRAAAYSRFSFRMGIGPAAQWREVGTALGRALWLTALPVGLALNLMDQAQGR, encoded by the coding sequence ATGGCTGAAGCAGCGCCGCTGTTCACGGTGTTCACATCGGCGTTTAACGCGGAGCGCACGCTACATCGGGTTTATGAAAGCCTCCAGAGCCAAACGCTGCGCAGCTTTGAATGGCTGGTGGTTAGTGACGGGTCGGTGGACGGCACGGAGGGGCTGGTTGAAAAGTGGCAGGCGAGCGCGCCGTTCCCGATTCGCCTCGAACGGCAAGCGCACTCCGGCACCGCGGCCTCGTTCAATCGCGCCGTTTCGATCGCGCGCGGGGAGTTCTTCTTCCAGATCGATCATGACGACGGCTGCAAGTCCAATGCTCTCGAAAGGCTGTGGGAAGCCTGGCGTGAAATCCCTGAACAAGCCAGGGCAGGGTACGCCGGGATGTACGTCCGCTCCTGCGATGAGAACGGCCGGCCCAATGGCGCAGGATTCGGCGTACCGTGGCGCGACGCGACTTTTCATGAGCAGTATTACAGATTTCGCGTTCGCGAGGACCAGCGTCCCTGTTGGGTGACGAAAGTCATCAGAGGATTTCCGGCGCCTGTTCTGAAGGGCTTTTCGGGCTGGCTTCCGGAGGGGCTGACACAGGCGCGCGTGGGCAGAATCTACAAGGCGCGGTGGCTCAACGAGATTTTGTATGTTTACTACCAGTCGGACCACGGGCGAGTTTCGTTGCAGAGGAATGGGTCGGGCTTTGCGCACTGGCCCGGGCTGCGGGCGCAGTACCAGGACCAACTGGCCCGTGACACGCAATGGCTGCGGTATGCTCCCGTGCAGTTTTATCGCCGTGCCGCAGCTTACTCCCGGTTCTCCTTTCGCATGGGAATAGGCCCCGCAGCGCAGTGGAGAGAGGTGGGAACCGCGCTCGGCAGGGCCTTGTGGCTGACGGCGCTTCCCGTAGGCCTGGCGTTGAACCTGATGGACCAGGCGCAAGGCCGATGA
- a CDS encoding class I SAM-dependent methyltransferase, with amino-acid sequence MSTLSQKLEDRSAFSTNVVLADILATGVSKSADGAGTVAVHSAITLSEGEMLQRVVRLIDPTVSLEIGLAYGVSALFICDALKVRSGTEHIVIDPNQYVSTNGFCWDGIGMANLRRAGHGDIVRLIEEPSYRALPELERSGCRVDFAFIDGWHTFDFALVDFFFIDRMLNVGGVVAFDDMHMPAIRKLCRFVKTSLAYSILAVSGSSSAPTFKRRASEQLLRRSPFRRLLRPEVATPDKRIGLRGTCIAFRKEADDTRPWSHFEDF; translated from the coding sequence ATGTCAACTCTCAGTCAGAAGTTGGAGGACCGGAGTGCTTTCTCAACGAATGTCGTTCTTGCCGATATTCTTGCGACGGGCGTCTCAAAGAGCGCGGATGGAGCGGGAACGGTCGCGGTGCACTCGGCCATTACCTTGTCCGAGGGTGAGATGCTGCAAAGGGTTGTCCGCCTGATAGATCCGACCGTAAGCCTGGAGATTGGGCTTGCCTATGGGGTCTCGGCCCTCTTCATCTGCGATGCACTCAAGGTTCGAAGCGGGACGGAACACATTGTAATCGATCCGAACCAATACGTCAGCACTAACGGGTTTTGCTGGGACGGCATAGGAATGGCAAACCTTCGCCGGGCGGGTCACGGGGACATCGTCCGGCTAATTGAGGAGCCGTCCTACCGCGCGCTTCCCGAACTGGAGCGATCCGGGTGTCGCGTGGATTTCGCATTTATCGATGGATGGCACACTTTCGACTTCGCGCTTGTCGATTTCTTTTTTATTGACCGCATGCTGAACGTAGGAGGGGTTGTAGCCTTTGACGATATGCACATGCCCGCCATCCGCAAACTCTGCCGTTTCGTCAAAACCAGCCTTGCTTATTCCATCCTGGCCGTAAGTGGCTCGAGTTCGGCACCGACGTTTAAGCGTCGCGCTTCTGAGCAGTTGCTGCGCCGCTCGCCGTTTCGAAGGCTCCTTCGGCCCGAGGTCGCGACGCCGGACAAGCGAATCGGTCTCCGAGGCACCTGCATCGCGTTTAGGAAGGAAGCTGATGACACTCGGCCCTGGAGCCACTTCGAGGATTTCTGA
- a CDS encoding glycosyltransferase family 4 protein yields MKILCVIDRLCTPGGAERQLVTLARALTARGHECTIAALFPGSDLAKDLPQYGVRFHELGVRFRRDFAGAAARVARLVRKGRFDVVQAHLLTSCIASGLSRVLAAGPPRVAVLHNLDYEIYPARNLRQKALRRLHRFALRRLTDGVVAVSDSVGRHYRAEMGIRRITAIPNAIELGGLPESFLTGRDSLRKDLGVGAEATLLAYSARMVKQKGHSLLLRALEILKGRGTAPKLLLVGSGPLEPEIRAAVRNAGLEGQVIMTGNLAYADALKHIAAADLFVSPSSLEGFGLAIAEAMALGVPVVAVAVGSVPEVVEDGVSGLLAPPDGPEPLADAVARALVDHGLRQRLQRAAVERVHTHFTPTVVAERWENYFGDLINERHRRTVAAKAAPAPREMGSNG; encoded by the coding sequence ATGAAAATCCTGTGCGTCATTGATCGGCTGTGTACGCCCGGAGGCGCGGAAAGGCAACTGGTGACCCTGGCCCGCGCCTTGACGGCTCGCGGACACGAGTGCACGATTGCGGCACTCTTCCCTGGCTCCGACCTGGCGAAAGACCTGCCCCAATACGGAGTCAGATTCCATGAGCTTGGAGTGAGATTCCGGCGGGACTTTGCAGGCGCGGCAGCAAGAGTGGCGCGCCTGGTCCGCAAGGGCCGGTTTGACGTGGTCCAGGCCCACCTGCTGACTTCCTGCATCGCGTCGGGATTGTCGCGCGTGCTTGCAGCAGGACCGCCGCGCGTGGCGGTGCTCCACAACCTTGATTACGAAATCTATCCGGCCCGAAACCTTCGCCAAAAGGCGCTTCGCCGATTGCACCGCTTTGCGCTCCGCCGGTTGACCGACGGCGTGGTGGCCGTGAGCGACAGCGTTGGCCGGCATTATCGAGCCGAAATGGGCATCCGGCGGATCACGGCAATACCTAACGCCATTGAGCTTGGCGGGCTGCCGGAAAGCTTCCTGACTGGACGGGACAGCTTGAGGAAGGATCTGGGAGTTGGCGCCGAGGCCACTCTGCTGGCCTACTCAGCCAGGATGGTCAAGCAAAAGGGACACAGCCTGCTGCTGCGCGCGCTCGAGATCCTGAAGGGCAGAGGGACCGCTCCCAAACTTCTGCTGGTCGGCAGCGGGCCGCTGGAGCCTGAAATACGGGCCGCCGTCAGGAACGCAGGACTCGAGGGCCAGGTGATCATGACCGGCAACCTCGCTTATGCGGACGCGCTGAAGCATATCGCGGCGGCAGACCTGTTCGTTTCACCATCGAGCCTGGAGGGATTCGGGCTGGCCATCGCAGAGGCCATGGCCCTGGGCGTTCCTGTGGTGGCGGTTGCCGTCGGTTCGGTGCCGGAGGTTGTCGAGGATGGAGTTTCCGGGCTTCTGGCGCCGCCGGACGGGCCGGAGCCGTTGGCCGATGCCGTAGCGCGCGCACTGGTGGACCACGGCCTGAGGCAGCGGCTTCAGCGGGCCGCGGTGGAACGGGTCCACACACACTTCACTCCCACCGTGGTGGCAGAGCGCTGGGAGAATTATTTCGGCGATTTGATCAACGAGCGACATCGCCGAACGGTGGCAGCGAAAGCAGCGCCAGCGCCAAGGGAGATGGGATCGAATGGCTGA
- a CDS encoding glycosyltransferase: MKEHSSPRSVFYITYDGLMEPLGQSQVLPYLRGLAGEFAITVMSFEKPQDWADCERRQELQGQLRRAGIKWIPLRYHKRPTVPATAFDVAHGILRGMRFALGRCPRILHARGYVPGVIGLALKRAAGIRLIFDMRGFWPDEKVDGGAWRRGSGVYRAAKWFEKRLLERADVVISLT, translated from the coding sequence ATGAAGGAGCACTCTTCGCCGCGCTCGGTGTTCTACATCACCTATGACGGGCTGATGGAGCCTTTGGGGCAGTCCCAGGTGCTGCCCTACCTTCGCGGGCTGGCCGGCGAATTTGCCATCACGGTAATGAGTTTTGAGAAGCCGCAGGACTGGGCGGACTGCGAGCGGCGGCAGGAACTACAGGGACAGCTTCGCCGCGCTGGAATCAAATGGATTCCCTTGCGCTACCACAAGCGTCCGACCGTGCCGGCCACGGCGTTCGACGTCGCGCATGGAATTTTGCGGGGCATGAGGTTCGCTCTCGGGAGATGCCCGCGGATTCTCCACGCTCGGGGATACGTTCCGGGTGTCATCGGGCTCGCCCTGAAGCGAGCGGCGGGAATAAGGCTCATCTTCGACATGCGCGGCTTCTGGCCGGATGAGAAGGTTGACGGCGGAGCGTGGCGGCGCGGTTCGGGCGTGTACCGGGCGGCCAAGTGGTTTGAAAAAAGATTGCTGGAACGCGCGGATGTGGTGATTTCACTCACA
- a CDS encoding class I SAM-dependent methyltransferase: MPRKNNLFNDYLYLAHRLDRQKAAKFCQRLGPKVLDLGCGYRPYEDLLPKGTTCVGMDGDAGRRPELAGSCLAIPVKDATFDSVMCNHVIEHVPKPWLALEEIGRVLKPGGLLYLTVPQTWGLHYEPYDFYRYTKYGLAYLLSEAGFEVVECEPMGGLFTLVAIRLIDLAVLNALFPMLRRMGVRRGQYRLGAMLFLPATLIAIPCTTLLDRFDTMNQYAWAVLARRLPEKQRTHENPVRH, translated from the coding sequence ATGCCGAGAAAAAACAACCTGTTCAACGACTACCTCTACCTGGCGCATCGGCTGGACCGTCAGAAGGCGGCCAAGTTCTGCCAGAGACTGGGGCCGAAGGTCCTGGACCTGGGCTGCGGCTACCGGCCGTATGAAGACCTGCTGCCGAAAGGAACCACTTGCGTGGGGATGGATGGCGATGCGGGGCGGCGGCCGGAGCTTGCCGGGTCATGCCTGGCTATTCCGGTGAAGGACGCCACCTTTGATTCCGTGATGTGCAACCACGTGATCGAGCATGTGCCGAAGCCCTGGCTGGCGCTTGAGGAGATTGGCCGGGTGCTGAAACCCGGCGGGCTGCTCTATCTGACCGTGCCGCAGACCTGGGGCTTGCACTACGAGCCGTACGACTTCTATCGATATACCAAATACGGGCTGGCTTACCTCCTGAGTGAGGCCGGCTTCGAGGTGGTGGAATGCGAGCCGATGGGCGGGCTGTTCACGCTGGTTGCCATCCGCCTGATTGATCTGGCCGTCCTGAATGCGCTGTTCCCGATGCTGCGGCGGATGGGAGTGCGGCGGGGGCAGTACAGGCTGGGCGCCATGCTGTTTCTGCCAGCGACGCTTATCGCCATTCCTTGCACCACCTTGTTGGACAGGTTTGACACCATGAATCAGTATGCGTGGGCCGTGCTGGCCAGACGCCTGCCTGAAAAACAGAGAACCCATGAAAATCCTGTGCGTCATTGA
- a CDS encoding glycosyltransferase family 2 protein, whose amino-acid sequence MNTIGEPGAALEIEEGRQKAASKADGGSAASEAGAVRPLTVSIIISNCNYAQFVGEAIDSALGQTCSNTEVIVVDDGSTDDSRQVIESRGERVRAIFKANGGHVSALNAGFAASTGDLVLFLDSDDVLEPNAIETAAREWREGTARILFPLEVVDKDGKLLGRRIGGQELPSPVLGSFGVGSPTSGNVFSRRALEKMVPIPETEWKACPDVYLTAAGLYGEVKCLREALARYRIHGSNALACGDPLAVIRNRIELDFKLYYSLYRLTGGKMGSLDEWIGGCPQHWVRRIVSRRGNPGDDPWQGSLPHLTMKAIKATWRQPQRNWRRRLAYSIFAIAYSTLPTQSFRFLQEIDGGARGRTFRRLIGT is encoded by the coding sequence GTGAATACAATTGGAGAGCCAGGCGCCGCTCTGGAAATCGAAGAGGGGCGCCAAAAAGCGGCATCGAAGGCGGATGGCGGGTCGGCGGCATCTGAGGCTGGCGCCGTGCGGCCGCTGACCGTCAGCATCATCATCAGCAACTGCAACTATGCGCAATTTGTGGGCGAGGCGATTGACAGCGCGCTGGGCCAGACCTGCAGCAATACTGAAGTGATTGTTGTTGACGACGGTTCGACGGACGACTCTCGGCAGGTGATCGAAAGCCGGGGAGAGAGGGTGCGCGCGATTTTCAAGGCGAACGGCGGCCACGTCTCGGCCTTGAATGCGGGCTTTGCGGCCTCGACAGGCGACCTGGTCCTTTTTCTCGATTCCGACGACGTGCTGGAGCCGAACGCCATCGAAACCGCCGCGAGGGAATGGCGCGAGGGAACGGCCCGCATACTTTTTCCCCTGGAGGTAGTGGACAAGGACGGCAAACTCCTTGGACGCAGGATTGGAGGACAGGAATTGCCCAGCCCCGTCTTAGGGTCGTTCGGAGTGGGCTCGCCGACCAGCGGAAACGTGTTCTCGCGTCGGGCGCTCGAGAAGATGGTGCCCATCCCGGAAACAGAATGGAAAGCCTGTCCTGACGTTTACCTCACTGCGGCGGGCCTCTACGGCGAGGTGAAGTGCCTTCGGGAAGCGCTGGCAAGATACCGCATCCACGGGAGCAATGCCCTGGCGTGCGGAGACCCGCTGGCCGTGATCAGGAACCGCATCGAGCTGGATTTCAAACTGTATTATTCGCTGTATCGGCTGACCGGCGGAAAGATGGGGTCCCTGGACGAGTGGATCGGTGGATGCCCGCAGCACTGGGTGCGCAGGATCGTCTCGCGGCGGGGAAATCCAGGCGACGACCCGTGGCAGGGCAGTCTGCCGCACTTGACAATGAAGGCCATCAAGGCGACCTGGCGGCAGCCCCAGAGAAATTGGCGGCGCAGGCTGGCCTACTCAATCTTCGCTATTGCCTACAGCACCCTGCCGACGCAATCCTTCCGATTTCTTCAGGAGATCGACGGCGGCGCGCGCGGCCGAACATTCAGACGGCTCATCGGAACGTGA